In one Nicotiana tomentosiformis chromosome 6, ASM39032v3, whole genome shotgun sequence genomic region, the following are encoded:
- the LOC138894608 gene encoding uncharacterized protein, with amino-acid sequence MAVEYFHMAVRHNPSPEKTILHLKWYPHNAGFFKLNIDGAACKTTREGKIGGVFRNNRGDWFMGYMRGMPHTTSIRAELQALWQGLQIAIDQIHTPLVIDIDSTEVINMIRDDIFTHKPIIYECGSMMEQLGNPTIGHNYMEQNHVVYLLAKKGVKEEILERTRFLVVPPVFANEEVWTDILGTGKQNLIYNGYILRLTTKVKQLTIDFNKPEISKVGFLSM; translated from the exons ATGGCAGTTGAATATTTCCATATGGCCGTCAGGCATAACCCATCACCTGAAAAAACAATTCTTCATCTTAAGTGGTACCCCCATAATGCAGGGTTTTTCAAACTAAACATTGATGGGGCTGCTTGTAAAACTACCAGGGAAGGCAAAATTGGAGGAGTCTTTAGGAATAATAGGGGAGATTGGTTCATGGGTTACATGAGAGGGATGCCACACACAACTAGCATAAGGGCTGAGCTTCAAGCCCTTTGGCAGGGCCTACAAATTGCAATTGATCAAATACACACACCCCTAGTGATAGATATAGACTCCACAGAGGTAATAAACATGATAAGAGATGACATTTTTACTCATAAACCCATAATCTATGAATGCGGGTCAATGATGGAGCAACTGGGAAATCCAACAATAGGGCATAACTACATGGAGCAGAACCACGTAGTGTATCTCCTCGCAAAGAAAGGAGTTAAGGAGGAAATTTTGGAAAGAACACGGTTTTTAGTAGTTCCTCCTGTGTTTGCAAACGAAGAAGTGTGGACAGACATCCTAGGAACT GGTAAACAAAACTTGATTTACAATGGTTATAtactacgattaactactaaagtaaagcaATTGACGATTGACTTCAACAAACCAGAGATTAGCAAAGTcggtttcttatcaatgtga
- the LOC138894609 gene encoding uncharacterized protein, producing MVMLTEHCSAILQNKLPQKCGDPRSFTIPCSLGSTKFNKSLCDSGASINLMPLSIFRKLEGEIREIRSILVSLQLTDQTTIILEGIMEDVLVRVNKFVFLVDFILVNMEENREVPLIVGRPFLAMGKAILDIQEKQLMLRVGEERLIFKMEGERGPLKKQLGDSKTDKCGMYPKNPEKKLLSWMCALGRACK from the coding sequence ATGGTCAtgctcacagagcattgtagtgcCATTTTGCAAAATAAGCTCcctcaaaagtgtggagatccaaggagttttactataccttgctctttaggaagtACTAAGTTTAATAAATCTTTGTGTGATTCAGGTGCTTCCATTAATCTTATGCCTTTGTCTATCTTCAGGAAATTGGAGGGAGAGATTAGAGAAATCAGGTCGATACTTGTGTCCTTGCAGCTGACGGATCAGACAACAATCATACTTGAAGGAATAATGGAAGATGTTCTAGTTAGGGTGAATAAATTTGTGTTCCTTGTGGACTTCATTTTGGTGAACATGGAGGAGAATAGGGAGGTTCCTCTGATtgtaggaagaccattcttggcTATGGGAAAAGCAATTCTGGATATTCAGGAAAAGCAGCTCATGCTCAGAGTGGGGGAAGAAAGGTTGATCTTCAAGATGGAAGGAGAAAGAGGGCCCCTAAAGAAGCAACTTGGAGATAGTAAAACGGATAAGTGTGGCATGTACCCAAAGAATCCTGAAAAGAAGCTTTTATCATGGATGTGTGCACTGGGTCGGGCGTGCAAATAA